Proteins from one Panthera leo isolate Ple1 chromosome D1, P.leo_Ple1_pat1.1, whole genome shotgun sequence genomic window:
- the LOC122199932 gene encoding olfactory receptor 147-like produces the protein MAAGNDSSVTQFILLGLTQQPELQLPLFFIFLGIYVVTVMGNMGLIIVIGLKPHLHTPMYYFLFNLSFIDLCYSSVIMPRMLIGFVKQNTISYEECVAQLCFFSFFVIDECYILTSMAYDRYVAICKPLLYKAIMSHRVCLMLMAGTYAMGFVGAMAHTGCMLRLTFCDGNIIHHYMCDIPPLLQLSCTSTYVNELVVFIVVGINVIMPSLTITISYILIVSNILRIRSTGGRSKAFSTCTSHIVTVSLFFGASAFMYLRPFSTGYLDQDKVSTVFYTIVGPMLNPFIYSLRNKDVKIALSKTFKKRVFS, from the coding sequence ATGGCAGCAGGCAATGACTCTTCAGTGACCCAGTTTATCCTGCTGGGTTTAACACAACAGCCAGAACTCCAGCTgcctctcttcttcattttcttaggaATCTACGTGGTCACCGTGATGGGGAACATGGGCTTGATTATTGTGATTGGTCTGAAGCCTCACCTGCACACTCCCATGTACTACTTTCTCTTCAACCTTTCCTTCATTGATCTCTGCTACTCGTCTGTCATAATGCCTAGAATGCTGATAGGTTTTGTAAAGCAAAACACCATCTCTTACGAGGAGTGCGTGGCTCagctctgtttcttctccttctttgtcATTGATGAGTGCTATATTTTGACATCGATGGCCTATGACCGGTATGTGGCCATCTGTAAGCCCCTGCTTTACAAGGCCATCATGTCCCACCGGGTCTGCCTCATGCTGATGGCAGGAACATATGCAATGGGGTTTGTGGGTGCCATGGCCCACACCGGGTGCATGCTGAGGCTCACGTTCTGTGATGgcaacatcattcatcattacATGTGTGACATACCTCCTCTCCTTCAGCTCTCCTGCACAAGCACCTACGTCAACGAGCTGGTGGTTTTCATTGTGGTGGGAATCAATGTAATAATGCCCAGTCTCACCATCACCATTTCTTACATCTTGATCGTCTCCAACATCCTCCGTATCCGTTCTACAGGGGGCAGGTCCAAAGCCTTCAGTACCTGCACCTCCCACATAGttactgtttctctcttctttggagCATCGGCATTCATGTATCTAAGACCTTTTTCTACTGGGTATTTGGATCAAGATAAGGTATCCACAGTTTTTTATACCATTGTGGGGCCAATGTTGAATCCTTTTATCTATAGTCTGAGGAACAAAGATGTCAAAATTGCACTGAGTAAGACTTTTAAGAAAAGGGTGTTCTCTTGA
- the LOC122201151 gene encoding LOW QUALITY PROTEIN: olfactory receptor 10S1 (The sequence of the model RefSeq protein was modified relative to this genomic sequence to represent the inferred CDS: inserted 1 base in 1 codon; deleted 1 base in 1 codon), which translates to MPVGDSCVTKGISSHSVCEERATETEAPNQAVLSHFFLEGLMYTAEHLGLFFLLFFLIYSIALTGNLLILITVGSEPHLCSPMYHFLGHLSSLDACLSTVTVPKVMAGFLTVHGKVISSEGCAVQLYCFHFLASIECFLYALTAYDRCLAICQPLHYPGAMNRRMCAGLAGITWAIGAGHSAVHTALTFRLLYCGPHHIARFFCDMPPVLKLACADTTISELVTLANIGLVAAXCLPFIIIPDIFSVASVLRVRPAQGRQRAFSTCTSHLTVVLLNYMPPVCIYLRPRSAGAGAGAPAVFYTIVTPTRNPFIYAPQNEEVKRGLQRLLRGG; encoded by the exons ATGCCTGTTGGTGACAGTTGTGTCACAAAGGGGATAAGTAGCCACTCCGTGTGTGAGGAGAGGGCCACGGAGACAGAGGCCCCCAACCAGGCTGTGCTGAGCCACTTCTTCCTGGAGGGTCTCATGTACACAGCTGAACATCTtggcctcttcttccttctcttcttcctcatctaCAGCATTGCCTTGACTGGGAATCTCCTCATTCTCATAACTGTGGGCTCTGAGCCTCACCTCTGCTCCCCTATGTACCACTTCCTGGGGCATCTCTCCTCCCTGGATGCCTGTCTGTCCACAGTGACAGTGCCCAAGGTCATGGCAGGTTTCTTGACGGTGCATGGGAAGGTGATCTCCTCTGAGGGCTGTGCGGTTCAGCTTTACTGCTTCCATTTCCTGGCCAGCATTGAGTGCTTTCTATACGCCCTCACGGCCTACGACCGCTGCCTAGCTATCTGCCAACCCCTACACTACCCA GGGGCCATGAACAGACGGATGTGTGCAGGGCTGGCTGGGATCACTTGGGCCATAGGTGCTGGGCACTCTGCCGTCCACACCGCCCTCACCTTTCGCCTGCTCTACTGTGGTCCTCACCACATCGCCCGCTTCTTCTGTGACATGCCCCCCGTGCTGAAGCTGGCCTGCGCAGACACCACCATCAGTGAGCTCGTCACGCTTGCCAACATCGGCCTTGTGGCGG GGTGCCTTCCCTTCATCATCATACCGGACATCTTTAGTGTGGCGTCCGTGCTGCGGGTCCGCCCTGCCCAGGGCCGGCAGCGTGCCTTCTCCACCTGCACCTCCCACCTCACCGTGGTGCTGCTGAACTACATGCCACCTGTATGCATCTACCTGCGGCCTCGCTCCgcgggggcaggggctggggccccTGCTGTCTTCTACACAATCGTCACCCCCACGCGCAACCCTTTCATTTACGCTCCGCAGAACGAGGAGGTCAAGCGGGGTCTGCAAAGACTTCTGCGCGGAGGCTGA
- the LOC122200775 gene encoding olfactory receptor 10G6, translated as MHSGNQTSVSHFILVGLHHPPQLGVPLFLAFLVIYALTVCGNGLIIFTILVDTRLHHPMYWFLCHLSFLDVTVSSAIVPKMLAGFVLDSRVISFGGCVIQLFSFHFLGCTECFLYTLMAYDRFLAICKPLHYATIMTRNICNYLALGTWLGGTLHSLFQTSFIFRLPFCGPNQVDYFFCDIPAMLRLACADITINELVTFVDIGFLALTCFMLILTSYGYIVVAILRIQSTDGRCNAFSTCAAHLTVVIVYYVPCTFIYLRPGSQEPLDGVVAVFYTVITPLLNPIVYTLRNKEMKAALWRLGGRKDVLPH; from the coding sequence ATGCACAGTGGAAACCAGACTTCTGTGTCTCACTTCATTTTGGTGGGCCTGCACCACCCACCGCAGCTGGGGGTGCCGCTCTTCCTGGCTTTCCTGGTCATCTATGCCCTCACTGTCTGTGGCAATGGGCTCATCATCTTCACCATCTTGGTGGACACCCGGCTCCACCATCCCATGTACTGGTTCCTGTGTCATCTCTCCTTCTTGGACGTGACCGTTTCCTCTGCCATTGTCCCCAAGATGCTAGCTGGCTTTGTCTTGGATAGCAGGGTCATCTCCTTTGGAGGCTGTGTAATCCaactcttttctttccatttcctgggCTGTACTGAATGCTTCCTTTACACGCTCATGGCTTATGATCGCTtcttggccatctgtaagccTTTACATTACGCCACCATCATGACCCGGAACATCTGTAATTACCTGGctttgggcacctggctgggagGTACCCTCCATTCACTTTTCCAAACAAGCTTCATATTCCGGCTGCCCTTCTGTGGCCCAAACCAGGTAGACTACTTCTTCTGTGACATTCCCGCCATGCTGCGTCTAGCCTGTGCTGACATCACCATCAATGAGCTGGTCACCTTTGTGGACATTGGGTTCTTGGCCCTCACCTGCTTCATGCTCATCCTCACTTCCTATGGGTATATAGTGGTTGCCATCCTGCGAATCCAGTCCACTGATGGACGCTGCAACGCCTTCTCCACCTGTGCTGCCCACCTCACTGTTGTCATTGTTTACTATGTGCCCTGCACCTTCATTTACCTTCGCCCTGGCTCTCAGGAACCCCTGGATGGAGTGGTCGCCGTCTTCTACACTGTCATCACCCCCTTGCTTAACCCCATCGTCTACACGCTCCGCAACAAAGAGATGAAGGCAGCAttgtggaggctgggaggtcGCAAGGATGTGCTGCCTCACTGA